The following proteins come from a genomic window of Prionailurus viverrinus isolate Anna chromosome D1, UM_Priviv_1.0, whole genome shotgun sequence:
- the THRSP gene encoding thyroid hormone-inducible hepatic protein, with product METAAIMQVQTKHYPKNCLLTVMDRYSAVVRNMEQVVMIPSLLRDMQFNVHGHRAQDGAPDLYNYFTMLKAIRVYVDHGLLPREEWRSKVADGRASEGENEAAKTEKVEEERILGQLDLEAQFHLHFSSLHHILTHLTLKAEEVTRTYQEITGEAK from the coding sequence ATGGAAACAGCAGCCATCATGCAGGTGCAAACCAAGCACTACCCCAAGAACTGCCTGCTGACTGTCATGGACCGGTACTCGGCCGTGGTGCGTAACATGGAGCAGGTGGTGATGATCCCCAGCCTCCTGCGGGACATGCAGTTTAATGTGCACGGGCACCGGGCCCAGGATGGGGCCCCTGATCTCTACAACTACTTCACCATGCTCAAGGCCATCCGCGTGTATGTGGACCACGGGCTGCTGCCCCGAGAGGAGTGGAGGTCCAAGGTGGCAGATGGCAGGGCCAGTGAGGGTGAGAATGAAGCTGCAAAGACAGAGAAGGTTGAGGAGGAGAGGATCTTGGGGCAGCTGGACCTGGAAGCCCAGTTCCACCTGCACTTTTCCAGCCTTCATCACATCCTCACCCACCTTACCCTGAAAGCTGAGGAGGTGACAAGGACATACCAGGAGATAACGGGAGAGGCCAAGTAG
- the NDUFC2 gene encoding NADH dehydrogenase [ubiquinone] 1 subunit C2, whose translation MMSGRPGRVPLQFLPDEARSLPPPKLTDPRLVYMGFLGYCSGLIDNAIRRRPVVTAGLHRQLLYVTSFVFIGYYLLKRQDYMYAVKDHDMFAYVKSHPEDFPEKDKKTYGDFLEEFHPVR comes from the exons ATGATGAGCGGACGGCCGGGCCGAGTGCCCTTACAGTTCCTGCCGGATGAAGCCCGGAGCCTCCCACCGCCCAAGCTGACCGACCCGAGACTCGTCTACATGGGTTTCTTGGGCTACTGCTCCGGCCTGATTGATAACGCGATCCGGCGAAGGCCGGTGGTGACTGCCG GTTTACATCGCCAGCTTCTATATgttacttcttttgtctttattggATATTATCTTTTAAAACGTCAAGATTATATGTATGCTGTGAAGGACCATGATATGTTTGCATATGTAAAATCACATCCAGAGGATTTTCCTGAAAAag acaagaaaactTATGGTGACTTTCTTGAAGAATTCCATCCAGTGCGTTGA